The following coding sequences lie in one Arabidopsis thaliana chromosome 3, partial sequence genomic window:
- a CDS encoding cysteine-rich repeat secretory-like protein (DUF26) (Domain of unknown function (DUF26); FUNCTIONS IN: molecular_function unknown; INVOLVED IN: biological_process unknown; LOCATED IN: endomembrane system; CONTAINS InterPro DOMAIN/s: Protein of unknown function DUF26 (InterPro:IPR002902); BEST Arabidopsis thaliana protein match is: Domain of unknown function (DUF26) (TAIR:AT4G20670.1); Has 1420 Blast hits to 1390 proteins in 20 species: Archae - 0; Bacteria - 0; Metazoa - 0; Fungi - 0; Plants - 1420; Viruses - 0; Other Eukaryotes - 0 (source: NCBI BLink).): MSSVFGSVHILAMIAIQLLLIHSVSSLNLTNAYLHHKCSNTQGKYKQGSAFEKNLNLVLSTITSIGNFRDGFRYTEEGEDPNNVFVMFQCRGDSYWSKCPPCISTAVSGLRRRCPRNKGAIIWYDQCLLKISSVASFNKIDYENDFYLSNPKNMSDRELFNKETSALLEKLANKASDRNNLDGKQLVLYAAGEKRIGTKKVSAMVQCTKDLIFTKCFECLEGILRKFPECCDGKQGGRVLGTSCNFRYELYPFLRN; the protein is encoded by the exons ATGTCTTCAGTTTTTGGATCTGTCCATATCTTGGCCATGATAGCCATACAACTCCTCCTTATACACAGTGTTTCGTCTCTGAACCTTACAAATGCGTATCTGCACCACAAATGCAGCAACACTCAAGGAAAATATAAGCAGGGGAGTGCGTTcgagaaaaatctcaacttagTCCTCAGTACCATCACCTCGATTGGAAATTTTCGTGACGGTTTCCGCTACACCGAAGAAGGTGAGGATCCCAATAACGTCTTTGTCATGTTCCAGTGTCGCGGCGACTCCTACTGGTCCAAGTGCCCCCCTTGCATTAGCACCGCTGTCTCTGGG CTTCGTAGGAGATGTCCAAGAAATAAGGGAGCAATAATATGGTATGACCAATGTCTTTTAAAGATATCTTCAGTCGCCTCCTTCAATAAGATAGATTATGAGAACGATTTCTATTTGTCCAACCCAAAAAACATGAGTGATCGGGAGTTGTTCAACAAGGAGACGTCGGCTCTCCTGGAGAAGCTGGCAAATAAAGCCTCCGATAGAAACAACTTGGATGGTAAACAATTGGTGTTGTACGCAGCAGGGGAGAAGAGAATTGGGACAAAGAAGGTGTCTGCAATGGTGCAGTGTACGAAAGacttaatatttacaaagtgcTTTGAGTGTTTGGAAGGGATTTTGAGGAAGTTTCCAGAGTGTTGTGACGGTAAACAAGGAGGGAGAGTTTTGGGTACGAGCTGTAACTTTAGGTATGAGTTATATCCTTTTCTTAGAAACTAA
- a CDS encoding cysteine-rich repeat secretory protein, putative (DUF26) (Domain of unknown function (DUF26); FUNCTIONS IN: molecular_function unknown; INVOLVED IN: biological_process unknown; LOCATED IN: endomembrane system; CONTAINS InterPro DOMAIN/s: Protein of unknown function DUF26 (InterPro:IPR002902); BEST Arabidopsis thaliana protein match is: Domain of unknown function (DUF26) (TAIR:AT4G20680.1); Has 1355 Blast hits to 1322 proteins in 20 species: Archae - 0; Bacteria - 0; Metazoa - 0; Fungi - 0; Plants - 1355; Viruses - 0; Other Eukaryotes - 0 (source: NCBI BLink).) → MYSSCSLLQRLVWFPFLALVATQLLFIRNVSSLNLTNEYLHHKCLVSEGKYKPGSKYEYILNDYIRFLAAGNFRSGSMHMTSGLKPNAVTILYQCSGDSYNSKCRSCYAAGISGLRRRCPRNKGGIIWFDQCFVEITSISVIDFNISKINYENNFPLHNPNRVSGNIKSFNNETMALLKELALKANNKDNMDNGKMALYASGEKRVGTKKVYAMVQCMRDLVKPKMCKECLESIIKEFPECCDGKQGGRILGTSCDFRYELYPFLRTSDSKTV, encoded by the exons aTGTACTCTTCATGTTCTCTTTTACAACGTCTCGTTTGGTTCCCTTTCTTAGCCTTGGTGGCCACACAACTCCTATTTATACGCAATGTTTCGTCCCTGAACCTCACCAATGAGTATCTGCATCACAAATGTCTCGTTAGTGAAGGGAAATATAAACCAGGAAGCAAGTACGAGTATATCCTTAACGATTACATCCGTTTTCTCGCAGCCGGAAATTTTCGCTCAGGTTCCATGCACATGACTAGTGGTCTAAAACCCAATGCTGTAACCATTCTCTACCAGTGCAGCGGTGACTCCTATAATTCTAAGTGCCGCTCTTGCTATGCTGCCGGCATCTCCGGG CTTCGTAGGCGATGTCCGAGAAACAAAGGTGGGATAATATGGTTCGATCAGTGTTTTGTTGAGATTACTTCAATCAGTGTCATCGACTTCAACATCTCAAAGATCAATTACGAGAACAATTTCCCCTTACACAACCCGAACAGGGTAAGTGGCAATATAAAGTCATTCAACAATGAGACAATGGCTCTCCTCAAAGAGTTGGCGTTGAAAGCAAATAATAAAGACAACATGGACAATGGCAAGATGGCACTGTACGCATCAGGGGAGAAGAGGGTCGGGACAAAGAAGGTGTACGCAATGGTTCAGTGTATGAGAGATCTAGTTAAGCCTAAGATGTGTAAGGAGTGTTTGGAAAGCATTATAAAGGAGTTTCCCGAGTGTTGCGACGGTAAACAAGGAGGGAGGATTTTGGGTACGAGCTGTGATTTTAGGTATGAACTTTACCCTTTTCTAAGGACTTCAGATTCAAAAACTGTTTGA
- a CDS encoding Receptor-like protein kinase-related family protein, translating into MRICTTNASLVKGNISREARTRKTLIISSIISLSIIFGTVSDTAHGEAPNSGNFVFQCRGDSYGSICGSCYATAVAGLRKRCQRYKGAIIWYDQCFLKVSTINSPPTKMDYENTFSMHNPNNINGDTQLFNQKMKNFLYELALKADKPKADGTGLLYYAAGTKRLGKNKLYAMVQCTLDIFHCKVCLEWSIKELSKCCEEHILLTTL; encoded by the exons ATGCGTATTTGCACCACAAATGCCTCACTCGTCAAGGGAAATATAAGCCGAGAAGCCCGTACGAGGAAAACCTTAATTATCTCATCGATCATATCTCTAAGTATCATTTTCGGGACGGTTTCAGACACAGCGCATGGTGAGGCTCCGAATTCCGGCAACTTTGTATTCCAATGCCGTGGAGACTCCTACGGGTCTATATGCGGTTCTTGCTATGCCACCGCTGTGGCCGGG CTTCGTAAGAGATGTCAGAGATACAAAGGAGCAATAATATGGTATGATCAATGTTTTCTCAAAGTAAGTACGATCAACTCCCCTCCAACGAAGATGGATTACGAGAATACTTTTTCTATGCACAACCCAAACAACATCAACGGGGATACTCAGTTGTTCAaccaaaagatgaagaatttcCTCTATGAGCTAGCGCTGAAAGCGGATAAACCCAAAGCGGACGGTACCGGTTTGCTATATTACGCGGCAGGGACGAAGAGGCTCGGGAAGAATAAACTGTATGCAATGGTGCAGTGTACTTTAGACATATTTCATTGTAAGGTTTGTTTGGAATGGAGTATTAAGGAGCTTTCAAAGTGTTGTGAAG AACACATTCTCTTGACaactctttaa
- a CDS encoding Receptor-like protein kinase-related family protein (Receptor-like protein kinase-related family protein; FUNCTIONS IN: molecular_function unknown; INVOLVED IN: biological_process unknown; LOCATED IN: endomembrane system; CONTAINS InterPro DOMAIN/s: Protein of unknown function DUF26 (InterPro:IPR002902); BEST Arabidopsis thaliana protein match is: Domain of unknown function (DUF26) (TAIR:AT4G20680.1); Has 1318 Blast hits to 1299 proteins in 20 species: Archae - 0; Bacteria - 0; Metazoa - 0; Fungi - 0; Plants - 1318; Viruses - 0; Other Eukaryotes - 0 (source: NCBI BLink).), with protein sequence MHNSYSLSKRLVLVLFLAVVATQLFLIRNVSSLNLTNAYLHHKCLISQGKYKPGSQYEKNLNSHIDLIINSTFRNGFGHMTTAMGSPNMVNIIFQCRGDSYQSKCRSCFAAGISGEMRCPRNKGGIIWFDQCFVEITAIEVMEVNYDNNFYMHNPNKVMGDAKSFNKETMAFLEQLALEATRKDNMEDGMMALYSAREKMVGTKKLYAMVQCTRDVFMFKTMCKECLERIISQYPKCCDGKQGGRVLGTSCNFRYEFYPFLRT encoded by the exons atgCACAATTCATATTCTTTATCAAAACGACTTGTTTTGGTCCTTTTCTTGGCCGTGGTGGCCACACAACTGTTCCTTATACGCAATGTTTCGTCCCTGAATCTGACCAATGCGTATCTGCACCACAAATGCCTCATCAGTCAAGGAAAGTATAAGCCAGGAAGTCAGTATGAGAAAAACCTTAACTCTCACATCGATTTGATTATTAACTCGACTTTTCGCAACGGATTTGGTCACATGACAACTGCTATGGGAAGTCCCAATATGGTAAACATCATATTCCAGTGCCGTGGAGACTCCTACCAGTCCAAGTGCCGCTCTTGCTTTGCCGCAGGCATTTCCGGGGAAAT GAGATGTCCGAGAAACAAAGGTGGAATAATATGGTTCGACCAGTGTTTTGTCGAGATTACTGCAATCGAGGTCATGGAGGTGAATTACGATAACAATTTTTATATGCACAACCCGAACAAGGTAATGGGTGATGCAAAGTCTTTCAACAAGGAGACTATGGCTTTTCTAGAACAGCTGGCGTTGGAAGCAACCCGTAAAGACAACATGGAGGACGGCATGATGGCACTATACTCGGCCAGGGAGAAGATGGTTGGGACGAAGAAGCTGTACGCAATGGTTCAGTGTACGAGAGATGTATTCATGTTTAAGACAATGTGTAAGGAGTGTTTGGAAAGGATAATCAGCCAGTATCCCAAATGTTGCGACGGTAAACAAGGAGGGAGAGTTTTGGGTACAAGCTGTAACTTTAGATATgagttttacccttttcttaggacttaa
- a CDS encoding Receptor protein kinase-like protein (Receptor protein kinase-related; FUNCTIONS IN: molecular_function unknown; INVOLVED IN: biological_process unknown; LOCATED IN: endomembrane system; CONTAINS InterPro DOMAIN/s: Protein of unknown function DUF26 (InterPro:IPR002902); BEST Arabidopsis thaliana protein match is: Domain of unknown function (DUF26) (TAIR:AT3G22040.1); Has 847 Blast hits to 836 proteins in 16 species: Archae - 0; Bacteria - 0; Metazoa - 0; Fungi - 0; Plants - 847; Viruses - 0; Other Eukaryotes - 0 (source: NCBI BLink).) gives MFSSYSLCKCLVSFHILAIQVLISCASSLNLTNEYLNHKCRVIKENTNQEVSTRKNSTLSAVELLPLTLQMVSHTGPIVEIPNLSPSYSNVAVTLTGPSATPAMLPPSPGCPRNKGGIIWYDQCFLDVSMINDNSPRRMNYDNIFSMHNPNNVRGNVNSFNKKTTEFLYKLIGKADRLDVDGINFLYYAAGEMRLGKQTLFAMVQCAKDILSCKDCLEWSIKELSKCCDGKQGARVVGTICNLRYELYPFLRT, from the exons atgttCTCTTCATATTCTCTATGCAAATGCCTCGTTTCTTTCCATATATTGGCTATACAAGTCCTCATAAGCTGTGCGTCTTCCTTGAATCTTACTAATGAGTATCTGAACCACAAATGTCGCGTGATCAAGGAAAATACCAACCAGGAAGTGAGTACGAGAAAGAACTCAACACTCTCAGCCGTAGAGTTGCTACCCTTGACTTTACAGATGGTTTCACACACCGGTCCAATAGTAGAGATACCAAATCTGTCACCATCATATTCCAATGTCGCGGTGACTCTTACAGGTCCAAGTGCAACTCCTGCTATGCTACCGCCCTCGCCGGG GTGTCCGAGAAACAAAGGTGGAATAATATGGTATGACCAATGTTTTCTCGATGTTAGTATGATTAATGACAATTCCCCAAGACGGATGAACTacgataatattttttctatgcACAACCCAAACAACGTGAGAGGGAATGTAAActcattcaacaaaaagacGACTGAATTCCTCTACAAACTGATTGGAAAAGCTGATAGACTCGACGTGGACGGGATCAACTTTCTATATTACGCGGCAGGGGAAATGAGGCTTGGGAAGCAAACATTGTTTGCAATGGTGCAATGTGCGAAGGACATATTGAGTTGTAAGGATTGTTTGGAATGGAGTATCAAGGAGCTTTCTAAGTGCTGTGATGGTAAACAAGGAGCGAGAGTTGTAGGTACAATTTGTAATCTTAGGTATGAGCTATACCCTTTTCTTAGGACTTAA
- a CDS encoding cysteine-rich repeat secretory-like protein (DUF26) (Domain of unknown function (DUF26); FUNCTIONS IN: molecular_function unknown; INVOLVED IN: biological_process unknown; LOCATED IN: endomembrane system; EXPRESSED IN: flower; EXPRESSED DURING: 4 anthesis; CONTAINS InterPro DOMAIN/s: Protein of unknown function DUF26 (InterPro:IPR002902); BEST Arabidopsis thaliana protein match is: Domain of unknown function (DUF26) (TAIR:AT3G22050.1); Has 1304 Blast hits to 1275 proteins in 19 species: Archae - 0; Bacteria - 0; Metazoa - 0; Fungi - 0; Plants - 1304; Viruses - 0; Other Eukaryotes - 0 (source: NCBI BLink).), whose product MYSSYSLSKCLVSFHILAIQLFIPSVASLNLTNVYLHHKCRVGQGKYHPGSRYEKDFDSLTSFVAANKFIDGFVHSSNSDGPNSTTIIFQCRGDSYKSNCRTCYDTALAGFRKRCPRNKGGIIWYDQCFLDVSMINDLAPRKINYKDTFAMHNPNNVRGDTKMFSKKTNDFLQQLIVKADKPDMDGVELLYYAAGEMRIGREKLHAMVQCAKDLADCKSCLEWSFKELSKCCDGKRGARFLGTSCNLRYELYPFLRT is encoded by the exons aTGTACTCTTCATATTCTCTATCCAAATGCCTCGTTTCTTTCCATATCTTGGCCATACAACTCTTCATACCTAGCGTTGCATCACTGAATCTTACAAATGTGTACCTTCACCACAAATGCCGGGTTGGTCAAGGTAAATACCACCCGGGAAGTAGATACGAGAAAGACTTCGACTCTCTCACCAGTTTCGTCGCTGCTAATAAGTTTATAGATGGGTTCGTACACAGCTCTAATAGTGACGGTCCCAATTCCACTACCATCATATTCCAGTGTCGTGGTGACTCTTACAAGTCTAACTGTCGAACCTGCTATGACACCGCTCTGGCCGGG TTTCGTAAGAGATGTCCAAGAAACAAAGGTGGAATAATATGGTACGACCAATGTTTTCTCGATGTTAGTATGATCAATGACCTAGCCCCAAGGAAGATCAATTACAAGGATACTTTTGCTATGCACAACCCAAACAATGTGAGGGGGGATACAAAGATGTTCAGCAAGAAGACAAATGATTTCCTCCAACAGCTGATTGTGAAAGCTGATAAACCCGACATGGACGGCGTCGAGTTGTTATATTATGCGGCGGGAGAGATGAGAATCGGGAGGGAAAAACTGCATGCGATGGTGCAGTGTGCGAAAGACCTAGCGGACTGTAAGTCTTGTTTGGAATGGAGTTTCAAGGAGCTTTCTAAGTGCTGCGACGGTAAACGAGGAGCGAGATTTTTGGGTACAAGCTGTAATCTTAGGTATGAGCTATATCCTTTTCTTAGGACTTGA
- a CDS encoding cysteine-rich repeat secretory protein, putative (DUF26) (Domain of unknown function (DUF26); FUNCTIONS IN: molecular_function unknown; INVOLVED IN: biological_process unknown; LOCATED IN: endomembrane system; EXPRESSED IN: petal, leaf whorl, flower, carpel, stamen; EXPRESSED DURING: 4 anthesis, petal differentiation and expansion stage; CONTAINS InterPro DOMAIN/s: Protein of unknown function DUF26 (InterPro:IPR002902); BEST Arabidopsis thaliana protein match is: Domain of unknown function (DUF26) (TAIR:AT3G29040.1); Has 1282 Blast hits to 1258 proteins in 19 species: Archae - 0; Bacteria - 0; Metazoa - 0; Fungi - 0; Plants - 1282; Viruses - 0; Other Eukaryotes - 0 (source: NCBI BLink).) yields MSSNIFGSVPILVVVAIQLLLVHNVSSQNVTNDYLNHQCNNTQGRYTHGSTFEKNLNQVLHNISNLDLRYGYAYVSNVVAYKVSKDPNIVFVLLQCRGDSFGSKCHSCLSTAVSGLRERCPGNRGATIWYDQCLLEISSVDSEGRIHYKRMFYMQNPTNVTNDPKRFEDKRRDLLHKLMLEATKDSKENGAKGLLYAVGEMRIGRNKMYAMVQCTQDLWQTGCHVCLEWITQMKYGEFFYRKPGGRVCGRSCSFRYELYPFLRR; encoded by the exons atgtcttcaaatatttttggatcGGTCCCTATTTTGGTCGTGGTGGCTATACAACTTCTTCTTGTACACAATGTTTCTTCCCAGAACGTTACCAATGACTATTTGAACCACCAATGCAACAACACCCAAGGGAGATACACGCATGGGAGTACGTTTGAGAAGAACCTCAACCAAGTTCTTCATAACATCTCTAACCTCGATCTTAGATACGGTTACGCCTACGTCTCTAATGTTGTGGCTTACAAAGTTAGCAAGGATCCCAACATTGTCTTCGTTTTGCTCCAGTGCCGCGGTGACTCCTTTGGGTCCAAATGCCACTCCTGCCTCAGCACAGCCGTCTCTGGG CTTCGTGAGAGATGTCCAGGAAACAGAGGAGCAACAATATGGTACGACCAATGTCTTTTGGAGATTTCTTCGGTGGATTCCGAGGGGAGGATCCATTACAAACGTATGTTCTATATGCAAAACCCGACGAACGTCACCAACGATCCCAAACGGTTCGAAGATAAAAGAAGGGATCTCCTCCACAAGCTAATGCTGGAAGCCACCAAGGATAGCAAGGAAAACGGCGCCAAGGGACTGTTGTACGCAGTGGGTGAGATGAGGATTGGAAGAAATAAGATGTATGCAATGGTGCAGTGTACGCAAGACTTATGGCAGACTGGTTGCCATGTGTGTCTAGAATGGATTACGCAGATGAAATATGGAGAGTTCTTCTACCGTAAACCAGGAGGGAGAGTTTGTGGTAGGAGTTGTAGCTTTAGGTATGAGCTTTACCCTTTTCTTAGAAGGTAA
- a CDS encoding uncharacterized protein (unknown protein; Has 30201 Blast hits to 17322 proteins in 780 species: Archae - 12; Bacteria - 1396; Metazoa - 17338; Fungi - 3422; Plants - 5037; Viruses - 0; Other Eukaryotes - 2996 (source: NCBI BLink).): protein MQNSNACIYVTLHNQMSSREESLCFFVIHQEASWLEIGFFYGLRSQIVWIGRRQYVCSLDESRDHYS from the coding sequence ATGCAAAATAGTAATGCATGTATTTATGTGACTCTACACAATCAGATGAGTagcagagaagaaagcttgtgtttttttgttattcaccAAGAGGCTAGTTGGTTGGAAATAGGGTTCTTCTACGGGCTTAGAAGTCAGATCGTGTGGATTGGTCGAAGACAATACGTGTGTTCTCTAGATGAATCCAGAGACCATTACTCCTAA
- a CDS encoding cysteine-rich repeat secretory protein, putative (DUF26) (Domain of unknown function (DUF26); FUNCTIONS IN: molecular_function unknown; INVOLVED IN: biological_process unknown; LOCATED IN: endomembrane system; CONTAINS InterPro DOMAIN/s: Protein of unknown function DUF26 (InterPro:IPR002902); BEST Arabidopsis thaliana protein match is: Domain of unknown function (DUF26) (TAIR:AT3G21990.1); Has 1108 Blast hits to 1094 proteins in 19 species: Archae - 0; Bacteria - 0; Metazoa - 0; Fungi - 0; Plants - 1108; Viruses - 0; Other Eukaryotes - 0 (source: NCBI BLink).) translates to MISKFGSVHILAVVAIQLLIIPSVSSLNLTNAYLHHKCNNTEGKYSHGSAFEKYINLALRAIDSDNYLNGFAYIERGEDPNKVFVMYQCRGDSYGSKCKSCISAAISGIDYENDFYLSNPNDVNDKELFNKETSALLEELTNKATDKNNMIGNKFVLYAAGDKRIGTKNVYAMVQCTKDLVTTTSAACFEWIFKMFSKCCEGKQGGRVLGTSCNFRYELYPFLRN, encoded by the exons atgatttcaaaatttggatcGGTCCATATCTTGGCTGTGGTAGCCATACAACTCCTAATTATACCAAGCGTTTCGTCCCTTAACCTTACAAATGCGTATTTGCACCACAAATGTAACAACACCGAAGGAAAATATAGCCACGGGAGTGCGTTTGAGAAATATATCAACTTAGCTCTCCGTGCCATCGATTCAGACAATTATCTCAATGGTTTTGCCTACATCGAGAGAGGTGAGGATCCCAATAAAGTCTTCGTCATGTACCAATGTCGCGGCGACTCCTACGGGTCTAAGTGCAAATCCTGCATAAGCGCTGCCATCTCTGGG ATTGATTACGAGAACGATTTCTATTTGTCCAACCCGAACGACGTGAACGATAAGGAGTTGTTCAACAAGGAGACCTCGGCTCTCTTGGAGGAGCTAACAAATAAAGCCACTGATAAAAATAACATGATAGGCAATAAATTTGTGCTGTACGCGGCAGGGGATAAGAGAATTGGAACGAAGAATGTGTATGCAATGGTGCAATGTACGAAAGACTTAGTGACTACAACTTCTGCTGCGTGTTTCGAATGGATTTTCAAGATGTTTTCAAAGTGCTGTGAAGGAAAGCAAGGAGGGAGAGTTTTGGGTACGAGCTGTAACTTTAGGTATGAGTTATATCCCTTTCTTAGAAATTAA
- a CDS encoding cysteine-rich repeat secretory protein, putative (DUF26) (Domain of unknown function (DUF26); FUNCTIONS IN: molecular_function unknown; INVOLVED IN: biological_process unknown; LOCATED IN: endomembrane system; EXPRESSED IN: flower; EXPRESSED DURING: 4 anthesis; CONTAINS InterPro DOMAIN/s: Protein of unknown function DUF26 (InterPro:IPR002902); BEST Arabidopsis thaliana protein match is: Domain of unknown function (DUF26) (TAIR:AT3G22040.1); Has 1312 Blast hits to 1288 proteins in 19 species: Archae - 0; Bacteria - 0; Metazoa - 0; Fungi - 0; Plants - 1312; Viruses - 0; Other Eukaryotes - 0 (source: NCBI BLink).) produces the protein MYSSYSLSKRLIYVPILAIQFLLVRSVSSLNLTNEYLNHKCFVSEGKYKHGDKYENNLNVLNKNVLSYDLTSGFLHVSHGEGPDSVTIILQCRGDSFGSNCRSCYTTAIDGFHRRCQRNKGGIIWYDQCFLVISTIKPQLPRKIDFKNTFSMHNPNNVSSEPGSFDKMTRDFLYKLVQKASYPTVVEHQSTYYAAGEKKLGKRKLYAMMQCASDILQCKVCLEWCIRELPKCCDGKQGGRILGMSCNLRYELYPFLRR, from the exons atgtACTCTTCATATTCTCTATCAAAACGCCTCATTTATGTCCCTATCCTGGCCATCCAATTCCTCCTCGTACGCAGCGTTTCATCACTAAACCTTACCAATGAGTATCTTAACCACAAATGCTTCGTCAGTGAAGGGAAATATAAGCATGGTGATAAGTACGAGAATAACCTCAACGTTCTCAACAAGAATGTCCTTTCTTATGATCTTACTAGCGGTTTTCTACACGTTTCTCATGGCGAGGGTCCTGATTCCGTCACCATCATATTACAATGTCGTGGCGACTCCTTCGGGTCGAATTGCCGCTCTTGCTATACCACCGCCATCGACGGG TTTCATAGGAGATGTCAGAGAAACAAAGGGGGAATTATATGGTACGAccaatgttttcttgttatttctACGATCAAACCCCAACTCCCAAGGAAGATTGATTTCAAAAACACTTTCTCAATGCACAACCCAAACAACGTGAGCAGTGAACCAGGATCGTTTGACAAGATGACAAGGGATTTCCTCTACAAGCTGGTGCAGAAAGCCTCTTATCCAACCGTGGTCGAACACCAGTCTACATATTATGCTGCGGGGGAGAAAAAACTCGGGAAAAGGAAGCTGTATGCAATGATGCAGTGTGCATCGGACATATTGCAATGTAAGGTTTGTTTGGAATGGTGTATCAGAGAGCTTCCCAAGTGTTGTGATGGTAAACAAGGAGGGAGAATTTTGGGTATGAGTTGTAATCTTAGGTATGAGCTATACCCTTTTCTTCGGCGTTAA